From one Humulus lupulus chromosome 8, drHumLupu1.1, whole genome shotgun sequence genomic stretch:
- the LOC133795965 gene encoding uncharacterized protein LOC133795965, with product MVASKALRIAQLNELDELRHDSYENARIYKEKTKKWHDNNIVNRTFQMGDKVLLFNSRLKLFPGKLKSRWSGPFIVTKVFPYGALEIQQGDSSLFKVNGQRVKHYYGGEIEKKVNITLVDS from the coding sequence ATGGTAGCTTCGAAAGCATTAAGGATAGCTCAACTGAATGAGCTAGATGAATTGCGTCATGATTCCTATGAGAATGCAAGAATCTACAAGGAGAAGACAAAGAAATGGCATGACAACAATATCGTCAATCGGACTTTTCAGATGGGCGATAAGGTGTTGTTATTTAATTCTCGTCTCAAGTTATTTCCAGGAAAATTAAAGTCTCGATGGTCGGGGCCATTTATTGTTACAAAAGTCTTTCCATACGGGGCTTTGGAGATTCAACAAGGTGATTCTTCGCtgtttaaagttaatggacagcgAGTGAAGCATTACTATGGAGGTGAAATTGAGAAGAAGGTCAATATTACACTGGTGGATTCTTAA